In the Myxococcus fulvus genome, one interval contains:
- a CDS encoding ADP-ribosylglycohydrolase family protein, translating to MPLTPSERQDRFHAAFVGLAIGDALGFPLRGIPPASLARLPGLAEDFAPRPRGKFAKGQFSDDTQLLLAAAESVIREGRVDGRSSAAHLAWLWQEGIILQPPRSLAESLQRLSSGVPWMSAGAPLGTLCPSVLSRALVVGLFESGQRAKLPHDAGVLTVITHKDPVCAAAAAAFAQAAALGMEEEPLTPAAFCEQLSLAAAVHDKGLAEEVRHLPRLLTWDTTRALSQLRKVGVPPSELKGVDGLPAHVVPVLLTALYATLRVPHDFREAVALVLRCGGEADVAAALTGALVGAHLGTRAIPARLRKAVLYMDNLVDTADRLFRAHQVRETLATALAHQRRR from the coding sequence ATGCCGCTGACTCCCTCCGAGCGCCAGGACAGGTTCCATGCGGCGTTCGTGGGGCTCGCCATCGGAGATGCGCTCGGCTTCCCGCTGCGCGGCATCCCGCCCGCGAGCCTCGCGCGGCTGCCCGGGCTGGCGGAGGACTTCGCGCCCAGGCCTCGCGGCAAGTTCGCCAAGGGCCAGTTCAGCGACGACACGCAGCTCTTGCTCGCCGCCGCGGAGAGCGTCATCCGCGAGGGCCGCGTGGACGGCCGCAGCTCGGCGGCGCACCTGGCGTGGCTGTGGCAGGAGGGCATCATCCTCCAGCCGCCGCGCAGCCTGGCCGAGTCGCTCCAGCGGCTCTCCAGCGGCGTGCCGTGGATGAGCGCGGGCGCGCCCCTGGGCACGCTGTGCCCGTCGGTGCTCAGCCGCGCGCTGGTGGTGGGGCTCTTCGAGAGCGGCCAGCGCGCGAAGCTGCCGCATGACGCGGGCGTGCTCACCGTCATCACCCACAAGGACCCCGTCTGTGCCGCCGCCGCCGCCGCCTTCGCGCAGGCCGCCGCGCTGGGCATGGAGGAGGAGCCGCTGACGCCCGCCGCCTTCTGCGAGCAGCTGTCGCTGGCGGCGGCCGTGCACGACAAGGGCCTGGCCGAGGAGGTGCGCCACCTGCCCCGCCTGCTCACGTGGGACACCACGCGCGCCCTGTCGCAGCTGCGCAAGGTGGGCGTGCCCCCCAGCGAGCTCAAGGGCGTGGACGGGCTGCCCGCGCACGTGGTGCCGGTGCTGCTCACGGCGCTGTATGCCACGCTGCGGGTGCCCCACGACTTCCGCGAGGCGGTGGCGCTGGTGCTGCGCTGCGGCGGCGAGGCGGACGTGGCGGCGGCGCTGACGGGCGCGCTGGTGGGCGCCCACCTGGGCACCCGCGCCATCCCCGCGCGCCTGCGCAAGGCGGTGCTCTACATGGACAACCTGGTGGACACCGCGGACCGACTGTTCCGTGCCCATCAGGTGCGCGAGACCTTGGCCACGGCGCTGGCCCACCAGCGTCGGCGCTGA
- a CDS encoding RrF2 family transcriptional regulator translates to MHLTLHADYSLRVLLYLAARPGRLASTQELADAYGISKHHLVRVVQTLAGEGFVEVKAGRSGGVTLAKATKDISVGRVLRAAEPDFELVECFNRERNTCPIAPACGLKGVLAEAREAFLAVLDRYTLADLVGRSRGDLADLFLPVMAP, encoded by the coding sequence GTGCACCTCACCCTCCACGCCGACTACTCGCTGCGCGTCCTGCTCTACCTCGCCGCCCGCCCCGGGAGACTCGCCTCCACGCAGGAGCTGGCGGACGCGTACGGCATCTCCAAGCACCACCTGGTGCGCGTGGTGCAGACGCTCGCGGGCGAGGGCTTCGTGGAGGTCAAGGCGGGGCGCTCGGGCGGCGTGACGCTGGCGAAGGCGACGAAGGACATCAGCGTGGGCCGCGTGCTGCGAGCGGCCGAGCCGGACTTCGAGCTGGTGGAGTGCTTCAACCGCGAGCGCAACACCTGCCCCATCGCCCCCGCCTGTGGCCTCAAGGGCGTGCTCGCGGAGGCACGTGAGGCCTTCCTCGCGGTGCTGGACCGGTACACACTGGCGGACCTGGTGGGCCGCTCCCGCGGGGATTTGGCCGACCTGTTCCTCCCGGTGATGGCGCCATGA
- a CDS encoding 2Fe-2S iron-sulfur cluster-binding protein, with amino-acid sequence MATVKHESRWYPLEPEESVLDGLLRQGVAVPHACRAGACQSCLMRATSGDVPEAARVGLKDTLRAQGYFLACMCRPSADTALEVSGADALRAPARIAALDPLSPSVLRVRLSTDAPLDYRAGQYVSLLRADGLARSYSLASLPREGLLELHVRLVPGGEMSGWLAREARVGDAVSVQGPAGSCFYVDGRPEQSLILAGAGTGLAPLYGIARDALEAGHQGPIWLFHGARTPEGLYLTRELRELAEQYAGFHYRPSVLTGGSRDVAEGALDAVIRAECPKPVGFRAWLCGDADLVLSLRKKLFLSGLSLKDLHADVFLPSAPRA; translated from the coding sequence ATGGCCACGGTGAAGCACGAGTCGCGGTGGTATCCGCTGGAGCCCGAGGAGAGCGTGCTGGACGGGCTCCTGCGACAGGGCGTCGCCGTGCCCCACGCGTGCCGGGCCGGCGCCTGTCAGTCCTGCCTCATGCGCGCGACGTCGGGCGACGTCCCGGAGGCCGCGCGCGTGGGCCTCAAGGACACGCTGCGCGCGCAGGGCTACTTCCTCGCCTGCATGTGCCGCCCCTCGGCGGACACCGCGCTGGAGGTCTCCGGCGCGGACGCACTCAGGGCCCCCGCGCGCATCGCCGCATTGGACCCGCTGTCCCCCAGCGTCCTGCGCGTGCGGCTGTCCACGGACGCGCCGCTGGACTACCGCGCGGGCCAGTACGTGTCGCTCCTGCGGGCGGATGGCCTGGCCCGCAGCTACTCGCTGGCGAGCCTCCCTCGCGAGGGCCTGCTGGAGCTGCACGTGCGCCTGGTGCCAGGCGGCGAGATGAGCGGTTGGCTCGCTCGCGAGGCCCGCGTCGGTGACGCCGTGTCCGTGCAGGGGCCCGCGGGCAGTTGCTTCTACGTCGACGGCCGCCCCGAGCAGTCGCTGATTCTCGCGGGCGCGGGGACGGGGCTCGCGCCGCTGTACGGCATCGCGCGCGACGCGCTGGAGGCGGGCCACCAGGGCCCCATCTGGCTGTTCCACGGCGCGCGCACGCCCGAGGGCCTCTACCTGACGCGCGAGCTGCGCGAGCTGGCCGAGCAATACGCGGGTTTCCACTATCGACCGAGCGTGCTGACGGGCGGCTCCCGGGACGTGGCCGAGGGAGCGCTCGACGCCGTCATCCGCGCCGAGTGCCCCAAGCCGGTGGGCTTCCGCGCGTGGCTCTGCGGCGACGCCGATTTGGTGTTATCCCTGCGCAAGAAGCTCTTCCTCTCCGGGCTCTCGCTCAAGGACCTCCACGCGGACGTCTTCCTGCCGAGCGCGCCCAGGGCGTAA
- a CDS encoding group I truncated hemoglobin, with amino-acid sequence MSTAAQEKSVYEQIGGEPAMAAAVDVFYRKVLADDRISHFFEDVDMERQSAKQKAFLTMVTGGPSNYSGKDMRAGHAHLVKRGLNDVHFDAVVEHLSATLRELGVPEPLVARVLAIAGGARADVLNR; translated from the coding sequence ATGAGCACGGCAGCGCAGGAGAAGAGCGTTTACGAGCAGATTGGCGGAGAGCCGGCGATGGCGGCGGCGGTCGACGTGTTCTACCGGAAGGTGCTGGCGGACGACCGCATCAGCCACTTCTTCGAGGACGTGGACATGGAGCGCCAGTCGGCCAAGCAGAAGGCCTTCCTGACGATGGTGACGGGCGGCCCGTCGAACTACTCGGGCAAGGACATGCGCGCGGGCCACGCGCACCTGGTCAAGCGCGGGCTGAACGACGTGCACTTCGACGCGGTGGTGGAGCACCTGAGCGCGACGCTCCGGGAGCTGGGCGTGCCCGAGCCGCTGGTGGCGCGCGTGCTGGCCATCGCGGGCGGCGCTCGCGCCGACGTCCTCAACCGCTGA
- a CDS encoding flavin reductase family protein has translation MIAPRILYFGTPVALLSTLNEDGSPNLTPLSSAWALDDRLVLGLGMLGQGLENLRRTREAVVNLPSAALWPHVERLAPTTGRFPVPDEKRDRGYEHEPRKFERAGLTPLPSDTVSPPRVAECPLQLEAVLLAAHMATPTPEHPSDFVIAELRVTRVHAHEHVTVPDTHHVDVTRWQPLLYVFRHYVGTGPGLGRNFRAET, from the coding sequence GTGATTGCGCCCCGCATCCTCTACTTCGGCACGCCCGTGGCCCTCTTGAGCACGCTCAATGAGGACGGCTCGCCCAACCTCACGCCGCTGTCCTCCGCGTGGGCCCTCGACGACAGGCTGGTGCTCGGACTGGGGATGCTGGGCCAGGGCCTGGAGAACCTGCGACGCACGCGTGAGGCGGTGGTGAACCTGCCCTCCGCCGCGCTGTGGCCCCACGTCGAGCGCCTCGCGCCCACCACGGGCCGCTTCCCCGTGCCCGACGAGAAGCGCGATAGGGGCTACGAACACGAGCCTCGAAAGTTCGAACGCGCGGGCCTCACCCCACTGCCCTCGGACACTGTCTCCCCGCCACGCGTGGCCGAGTGTCCGCTGCAACTGGAGGCCGTCTTGTTGGCAGCGCACATGGCCACCCCCACGCCAGAGCATCCCTCCGACTTCGTCATCGCCGAGCTGCGCGTCACCCGCGTCCACGCGCACGAGCACGTCACCGTGCCCGACACCCACCACGTGGATGTCACCCGGTGGCAACCGCTGCTCTATGTCTTCCGTCACTACGTCGGCACCGGGCCCGGCCTCGGACGCAATTTTCGCGCGGAGACGTGA
- a CDS encoding ArsR/SmtB family transcription factor, which yields MPHPLDLALTASLIGDPARAGMLSRLLEGPARTAGELAQEARISPQTASGHLAKLLEGGLVRVEVQGRHRYYRLASPDVARALEALSLLVPTRQSTVRVPEPLRFARTCYDHLAGTLGVALAEGLERRGLLETGDDSYALTPEGARFITRWGVDVDALSQGRRAFARRCLDWSERRAHIGGALGAALAERLFKRRWIARRPEGRGVRLTVEGRQGFDRELGLSWP from the coding sequence ATGCCCCACCCTCTCGACCTCGCCCTCACCGCCTCGCTCATCGGAGACCCGGCCCGCGCGGGCATGCTGTCGCGCCTGCTCGAAGGGCCCGCGCGCACCGCCGGCGAGCTCGCGCAAGAAGCCCGCATCTCGCCCCAGACGGCGAGCGGACACCTCGCGAAGCTGCTCGAAGGCGGCCTCGTCCGCGTCGAGGTCCAGGGACGCCACCGCTACTACCGGCTCGCCAGCCCCGACGTCGCCCGCGCGCTCGAGGCGCTCAGCCTGCTCGTCCCGACGAGGCAGAGCACGGTGCGCGTCCCGGAGCCGCTGCGCTTCGCGCGGACCTGCTACGACCACCTGGCGGGCACGCTCGGCGTCGCGCTGGCGGAGGGCCTGGAGCGCCGTGGCCTGCTGGAGACAGGCGACGACAGCTACGCGCTGACACCCGAGGGCGCGCGCTTCATCACCCGGTGGGGCGTGGACGTGGACGCGCTGTCACAGGGCAGGCGCGCCTTCGCGCGACGATGTCTGGACTGGAGCGAGCGCCGCGCTCACATCGGCGGGGCGCTGGGCGCCGCGCTGGCGGAGCGTCTGTTCAAGCGGCGCTGGATTGCGCGCCGGCCCGAGGGCCGCGGAGTGCGGCTCACCGTCGAGGGCCGGCAGGGATTCGACCGGGAGCTGGGGTTGTCCTGGCCTTGA
- a CDS encoding F0F1 ATP synthase subunit epsilon, producing the protein MAKLTVEIVTPEKRILSVQADEAIVPGGTGLFGVRPGHTPFLSLMEPGELTLMDGGKRDVYFIAGGFVEVANDKVLVLADAAEHVSGIDVEGARKRLGEAQERLKGLSSEDARYALEQATVRRETARIGAAGARG; encoded by the coding sequence ATGGCCAAGCTGACTGTGGAGATTGTCACCCCCGAGAAGCGCATCCTGTCGGTGCAGGCCGACGAGGCCATCGTGCCCGGCGGCACGGGCCTGTTTGGCGTGCGCCCGGGCCACACCCCCTTCCTGTCGCTGATGGAGCCGGGCGAGCTGACGCTGATGGATGGCGGCAAGCGCGACGTGTACTTCATCGCCGGTGGCTTCGTGGAGGTCGCCAACGACAAGGTGCTCGTGCTGGCCGACGCCGCCGAGCACGTGTCCGGCATCGACGTGGAGGGCGCGCGCAAGCGCCTGGGCGAGGCGCAGGAGCGCCTGAAGGGCCTGTCCTCCGAGGACGCCCGCTACGCGCTGGAGCAGGCCACGGTGCGCCGCGAGACGGCTCGCATCGGCGCCGCGGGCGCTCGCGGCTGA
- the atpD gene encoding F0F1 ATP synthase subunit beta, with protein MSAQVPTAGKIIQVLGPVVDVEFPPGGLPEVYVALKVTNANLSNEADNLVLEVAQHLGENTVRTIAMDSTEGLARGTPVKNTGAPIQVPVGKATLGRILNVTGDPVDEMGPVKSQEYWPIHRAPPPFTEQDVRVQMFETGIKVIDLLAPYTRGGKIGLFGGAGVGKTVLLQELIRNVAIERGGFSVFAGVGERTREGNDLYHEMQDTGVIKTDNLEASQAVLVYGQMNEPPGARARVALSALTMAEYFRDVEGRDVLLFVDNIFRFTQAGSEVSALLGRIPSAVGYQPTLATEMGGLQERITSTTKGSITSVQAIYVPADDLTDPAPATAFAHLDATTVLNRSIAELAIFPAVDPLDSTSRILDPGIIGQEHYAVARKVQGILQRYKELQDIIAILGMDELSEDDKLVVARARKIQRFLSQPFFVAQVFTGKEGRYVKLQDTIQGFKEIAEGKHDDIPESAFYMAGAINEVVENARKLAA; from the coding sequence ATGAGCGCTCAAGTTCCTACGGCAGGCAAAATCATCCAGGTTCTCGGCCCCGTGGTCGACGTCGAGTTCCCGCCCGGCGGCCTCCCGGAAGTCTACGTCGCCCTGAAGGTGACGAACGCGAACCTCAGCAACGAGGCGGACAACCTGGTCCTCGAGGTCGCCCAGCACCTCGGTGAGAACACCGTCCGCACCATCGCCATGGACTCCACCGAGGGTCTGGCCCGCGGCACCCCCGTGAAGAACACGGGCGCCCCCATCCAGGTGCCGGTCGGCAAGGCCACCCTGGGCCGCATCCTGAACGTCACCGGCGACCCGGTGGACGAGATGGGCCCCGTGAAGTCGCAGGAGTACTGGCCCATCCACCGCGCGCCCCCTCCGTTCACGGAGCAGGACGTGCGCGTGCAGATGTTCGAGACGGGCATCAAGGTCATCGACCTGCTCGCTCCCTACACCCGCGGCGGCAAGATTGGCCTGTTCGGCGGCGCCGGCGTCGGCAAGACGGTGCTCCTGCAGGAGCTCATCCGCAACGTGGCCATCGAGCGCGGCGGCTTCTCCGTGTTCGCCGGCGTCGGCGAGCGCACCCGCGAGGGCAACGACCTGTACCACGAGATGCAGGACACGGGCGTCATCAAGACCGACAACCTGGAGGCCAGCCAGGCCGTCCTCGTGTACGGCCAGATGAACGAGCCGCCCGGTGCCCGCGCCCGCGTCGCGCTCTCCGCGCTGACCATGGCCGAGTACTTCCGCGACGTGGAGGGCCGTGACGTGCTCCTCTTCGTGGACAACATCTTCCGCTTCACCCAGGCCGGCTCGGAAGTGTCCGCCCTCCTGGGCCGCATCCCCAGCGCAGTGGGTTACCAGCCCACGCTCGCCACGGAGATGGGCGGCCTGCAGGAGCGCATCACCTCCACCACCAAGGGCTCCATCACGTCCGTGCAGGCCATCTACGTGCCCGCCGACGACCTCACGGACCCGGCCCCCGCCACCGCGTTCGCCCACCTGGACGCGACGACGGTGCTCAACCGCTCCATCGCGGAGCTCGCCATCTTCCCCGCCGTGGACCCGCTCGACTCCACCAGCCGCATCCTGGACCCGGGCATCATCGGCCAGGAGCACTACGCGGTGGCCCGCAAGGTCCAGGGCATCCTGCAGCGTTACAAGGAGCTCCAGGACATCATCGCCATCCTCGGCATGGACGAGCTCTCCGAGGACGACAAGCTGGTCGTGGCGCGCGCCCGCAAGATTCAGCGCTTCCTGTCGCAGCCCTTCTTCGTGGCCCAGGTCTTCACCGGCAAGGAAGGCCGCTACGTGAAGCTCCAGGACACCATCCAGGGCTTCAAGGAGATCGCCGAGGGCAAGCACGACGACATCCCCGAGAGCGCCTTCTACATGGCGGGCGCCATCAACGAGGTCGTCGAGAACGCGCGCAAGCTGGCGGCGTAG
- a CDS encoding prohibitin family protein gives MKRLWVVLGAVLLGGCGFDTVASGHGGIGFDSFGSGTQREPYGEGLHVMRPGKSLITYDLRVQEMKDELNVLSNNGLDLKVDSSVRYRVDPLKLFELHTQTGPRYADILIAPIVRSEARKVFGRYAPEEIYSTKREQIEKEIYDEVTRALQGKHVVVEAILVRDVSLPASIREAIADKLAEEQRSQKMRFTLDKERQEAERRQIEAEGIAKYQTIVRQGLTEEYLRFKGIEATEKLAQSPNAKVVVVGGGSRGNLPLVYQVDGK, from the coding sequence GTGAAGCGACTGTGGGTGGTGCTGGGAGCGGTGCTGCTGGGCGGCTGTGGCTTCGACACGGTGGCCAGCGGCCATGGGGGCATCGGCTTCGACTCGTTCGGCAGCGGCACCCAGCGCGAGCCTTACGGCGAAGGCCTGCACGTGATGCGGCCGGGCAAGTCGCTCATCACCTATGACTTGCGCGTCCAGGAGATGAAGGACGAGCTCAACGTGCTGTCCAACAACGGCCTGGACCTGAAGGTGGACTCCAGCGTGCGCTACCGCGTGGACCCGCTGAAGCTGTTCGAATTGCACACGCAGACGGGCCCTCGCTACGCGGACATCCTCATCGCCCCCATCGTCCGCTCGGAGGCGCGCAAGGTGTTCGGCCGGTACGCGCCCGAGGAGATCTACTCGACCAAGCGCGAGCAGATCGAAAAGGAGATCTACGACGAGGTCACCCGCGCCCTGCAGGGCAAGCACGTCGTCGTGGAGGCCATCCTGGTGCGCGACGTGTCCCTGCCCGCGTCCATCCGCGAGGCCATCGCCGACAAGCTGGCCGAGGAGCAGCGCAGCCAGAAGATGCGCTTCACCCTGGACAAGGAGCGCCAGGAGGCCGAGCGCCGGCAGATCGAAGCCGAGGGCATCGCCAAGTACCAGACCATCGTCCGCCAGGGCCTCACCGAGGAGTACCTGCGCTTCAAGGGCATCGAGGCCACCGAGAAGCTCGCCCAGAGCCCCAACGCCAAGGTGGTCGTGGTGGGCGGCGGCTCGAGGGGCAACCTGCCGCTGGTCTACCAGGTGGATGGGAAATAG
- the atpG gene encoding ATP synthase F1 subunit gamma — protein MASLRDIRKRIRSVKNTRQITKAMKMVSAAKLRKAQDAILAARPYASMLDQIISDLAARSGDNDLSHPLLVARPVKRVELLTLTSDRGLAGGFNSNVTRRANRFLYENSGLERIQLSTVGRKGNDFFRNRNQNIRKDFGGLYQRLNYRAAADVAEELVASFLNGEVDAVHIVYNEFISAINQKVVVTQLLPLQTLGASAAPSEGAAAMVDFKYEPDRQAVLDRLVPQAVNIKVYRALLESVASEHGARMSAMENATSNASDMISSLTLTYNRTRQAVITKELMEIVSGAEALK, from the coding sequence ATGGCGTCCCTTCGCGACATCCGCAAGCGCATCCGCTCGGTGAAGAACACGCGGCAGATCACCAAGGCCATGAAGATGGTCTCCGCCGCGAAGCTGCGCAAGGCGCAGGACGCCATCCTCGCCGCGCGTCCGTACGCGTCGATGCTGGACCAGATCATCTCCGACCTGGCCGCGCGCTCCGGGGACAACGACCTCAGCCACCCGCTCCTGGTCGCCCGGCCCGTCAAGCGCGTGGAGCTGCTGACGCTGACGTCCGACCGCGGCCTCGCCGGCGGCTTCAACTCCAACGTCACCCGTCGCGCCAACCGGTTCCTCTACGAGAACTCGGGCCTGGAGCGCATCCAGCTCTCCACTGTGGGCCGCAAGGGCAACGACTTCTTCCGCAATCGCAACCAGAACATCCGCAAGGACTTCGGTGGCCTGTACCAGCGGCTGAACTACCGCGCCGCCGCGGACGTGGCCGAGGAGCTGGTCGCCAGCTTCCTCAACGGCGAAGTGGACGCGGTGCACATCGTCTACAACGAGTTCATCAGCGCGATTAACCAGAAGGTCGTCGTCACCCAGCTCCTGCCCCTGCAGACGCTCGGCGCCAGCGCCGCGCCCTCCGAGGGCGCCGCGGCCATGGTGGACTTCAAGTACGAGCCGGACCGTCAGGCCGTGCTGGACCGCCTGGTGCCCCAGGCCGTCAACATCAAGGTCTACCGCGCCCTCCTGGAGAGCGTGGCCAGCGAGCACGGCGCCCGCATGAGCGCCATGGAGAACGCCACCTCCAACGCCTCCGACATGATTTCCAGCCTGACGCTCACCTACAACCGCACCCGTCAGGCGGTCATCACCAAGGAGCTCATGGAGATCGTCTCCGGCGCCGAGGCGCTCAAGTAG
- a CDS encoding response regulator, protein MGPADAGPLLIVEDDLDIREALQGYLELQGYRVLVADHGREALVHLAGTPRPSLILLDMGLPVMDGHRVLTARRSDASLAKVPVVILSAETAEMSPRDRAVYAASQGVSAILSKPVDPRQLLETLRRLLPGQAAPQADAPA, encoded by the coding sequence ATGGGGCCTGCCGACGCCGGACCGCTGCTCATCGTGGAGGATGACCTGGACATCCGTGAGGCGCTCCAGGGGTATCTGGAGCTCCAGGGGTACCGGGTGCTCGTGGCGGACCACGGGCGGGAGGCGCTGGTGCACCTGGCGGGAACGCCCCGGCCCTCGCTCATCCTGTTGGACATGGGGCTGCCGGTGATGGACGGGCACCGGGTGCTGACGGCGCGCAGGAGCGACGCCTCGCTCGCGAAGGTGCCCGTGGTCATCCTGTCGGCGGAGACGGCGGAGATGAGTCCCCGGGACAGGGCGGTGTACGCGGCCAGCCAGGGGGTTTCCGCCATCCTGTCGAAGCCGGTGGACCCCCGGCAGTTGCTGGAGACGCTCCGGCGGCTGCTGCCGGGGCAGGCCGCTCCCCAGGCGGACGCGCCCGCGTGA
- a CDS encoding SanA/YdcF family protein — MKPTRASGVWARRALFLLLVGAVSLLVLSHWVRVSYEERIVSLADAPDAPVALVFGAGLAPGAVPSPVLAQRLDMAMALWREGKVGSVLVSGDEVKPFHHETRAMRRYLLERGMPAELVLGDEAGLSTYDSCLRARGVFGAKQALLVTQRFHLPRALFIANSVGIDAWGVPADEGRSTPWRYTVRETLSRVLALGMVLLEVEPVYPSGRAAVPKG, encoded by the coding sequence ATGAAGCCAACCCGAGCGAGCGGTGTCTGGGCGCGCAGGGCCCTCTTCCTCCTGCTCGTGGGCGCGGTGAGCCTGCTCGTCCTCTCGCACTGGGTGCGGGTGAGCTACGAGGAGCGCATCGTGAGCCTGGCGGACGCGCCGGATGCGCCCGTGGCGCTGGTGTTCGGCGCGGGACTGGCGCCGGGGGCGGTGCCTTCGCCGGTGCTCGCGCAGCGGTTGGACATGGCGATGGCGCTGTGGCGCGAGGGCAAGGTGGGCTCGGTGCTGGTGAGCGGCGACGAGGTGAAGCCGTTCCACCACGAGACGCGGGCCATGCGCCGCTACCTGCTGGAGCGCGGGATGCCGGCGGAGCTGGTGCTGGGGGACGAGGCGGGGCTGTCCACGTACGACAGCTGCCTGCGGGCGCGGGGCGTGTTCGGCGCGAAGCAGGCGCTGCTCGTCACGCAGCGCTTCCATCTGCCGCGGGCGCTGTTCATCGCGAACTCGGTGGGCATCGACGCGTGGGGAGTCCCGGCGGACGAGGGGCGCTCGACGCCCTGGCGCTACACGGTGCGCGAGACGCTGTCGCGCGTGCTGGCGCTGGGGATGGTGCTGCTGGAGGTGGAGCCCGTCTACCCCTCGGGCCGCGCGGCGGTCCCCAAGGGCTAG
- a CDS encoding SMI1/KNR4 family protein: MHEWLEALRKSAKAASSGVSADEVRRAETECGVPFPEDLGHLYLTFDGGELHGDVSLFPLHGPEGSVSVLEKTRLKLVGLPAAGVWRIGMKGPHRHLFSARKSAMVEQGDGGGPLPGWVDALGEEDWLYGTWDSEKREMRLYRSLKDMLDVLVPPAEVESFGERTFARAMNAVLQEALSGMSGEEESEEEKVAESTEVEVEEEEEDTGAQRELAYEYDDDVSRGRRGGGQDESGGFGRFGAKSGGGKKPVSRSSVTQVELFVRPTMQEALRKELGPETAKKPAAKSKASKPVATIAETVKDAVAKPVAQVAEAVKDAVSKPVEKAAKATKAAVTKPVEAVKDAVAKPVEKAARATKSAATKLVDAAATATTKTVVKAVEVTQPKAKPAAQPVTQTSAVLPATKSPATSQPVAKTSAKATSAATKPATAKSAAKSPAATAKSTTKQAAAKKSAGAKPTTKKSAAKKPAAKSVGKQPAAKKSAGKIASKKVAASKPAKQAAGAKPTKSAAKKPAGAKPTKSAAKKSTGTKPARKSAPSKAPAKKSSAKSASKKPKSKR; the protein is encoded by the coding sequence ATGCACGAGTGGTTGGAGGCACTGCGGAAGTCAGCGAAGGCCGCGTCATCGGGTGTGTCCGCGGATGAGGTCCGGCGGGCGGAGACGGAGTGTGGCGTCCCCTTTCCCGAGGACCTCGGCCATCTGTACCTGACCTTCGACGGAGGCGAGCTCCACGGCGACGTGAGCCTCTTCCCGCTGCATGGGCCCGAGGGCTCCGTGAGCGTGTTGGAGAAGACGCGGCTGAAGCTGGTGGGGCTGCCGGCCGCGGGCGTGTGGCGCATCGGGATGAAGGGGCCGCACCGGCACCTGTTCTCCGCGCGCAAGTCGGCGATGGTGGAGCAGGGGGATGGGGGCGGGCCGCTGCCGGGCTGGGTGGACGCGCTGGGTGAGGAGGATTGGCTCTACGGCACCTGGGACAGCGAGAAGCGGGAGATGCGGCTGTACCGCTCGCTCAAGGACATGCTCGATGTGCTGGTGCCTCCCGCGGAGGTCGAGAGCTTCGGTGAGCGCACCTTCGCGCGGGCGATGAACGCCGTGCTGCAGGAGGCGCTCTCGGGCATGTCTGGCGAGGAGGAGTCCGAGGAGGAGAAGGTCGCGGAGTCCACCGAGGTGGAGGTCGAGGAGGAGGAAGAGGACACGGGCGCGCAGCGAGAGCTCGCGTACGAGTACGACGACGATGTCTCGCGAGGGCGCAGGGGTGGGGGACAGGACGAGTCCGGGGGCTTCGGTCGTTTCGGGGCGAAGTCGGGAGGCGGGAAGAAGCCGGTGTCGAGGTCCTCGGTGACGCAGGTGGAGCTGTTCGTGCGGCCGACGATGCAGGAGGCGCTGCGCAAGGAGCTGGGGCCCGAGACGGCGAAGAAGCCCGCCGCGAAGTCCAAGGCCAGCAAGCCCGTGGCGACGATTGCCGAGACGGTGAAGGACGCCGTCGCGAAGCCCGTGGCGCAGGTCGCGGAGGCGGTGAAGGACGCGGTCTCGAAGCCGGTGGAGAAGGCCGCCAAGGCGACGAAGGCCGCTGTCACGAAGCCCGTCGAGGCGGTGAAGGATGCGGTCGCGAAGCCCGTCGAGAAGGCCGCCAGGGCGACGAAGTCCGCTGCCACGAAGCTGGTCGACGCGGCAGCCACAGCGACGACGAAGACCGTGGTGAAGGCCGTGGAGGTGACGCAGCCCAAGGCGAAGCCCGCCGCTCAGCCCGTGACGCAGACGTCCGCGGTGCTTCCCGCGACGAAGAGCCCCGCGACCAGTCAGCCCGTGGCGAAGACGTCTGCGAAGGCCACGTCCGCCGCAACGAAGCCCGCGACGGCGAAGTCCGCTGCGAAGAGTCCCGCGGCGACGGCGAAGTCCACCACGAAGCAGGCCGCTGCGAAGAAGTCCGCGGGGGCGAAGCCCACCACGAAGAAGTCCGCTGCGAAGAAGCCCGCTGCGAAGTCCGTCGGGAAGCAGCCCGCGGCCAAGAAGTCCGCTGGGAAGATCGCGAGCAAGAAGGTCGCGGCTTCCAAGCCCGCGAAGCAGGCCGCGGGGGCGAAGCCCACGAAGAGTGCCGCGAAGAAGCCCGCAGGGGCGAAGCCCACGAAGAGTGCCGCGAAGAAGTCCACGGGCACGAAGCCCGCCAGGAAGTCGGCACCCTCGAAGGCACCCGCCAAGAAGTCCTCGGCGAAGAGCGCCTCCAAGAAGCCGAAGTCGAAGCGCTGA